CACGCGAGCCTGAGCGAACTCAAGTTCTTCCTCAGACAGCTCACTGTCAGAACCTGCTGCAACGTAGCTGTCCTCAAACTCATCGTCATATTCTGCAACCTCAACTGGCTGCTGAACCGACTCTTCTGCGTCAATGTCAGCATCAGCGTCAGCAACATTATCGTTGTTGTCGATGTTGTCGGCGTCGGAGGATGCGTTGTCAGCGTCGGCAGCGCTGTCCTGGTGAGAAGAAGTGGTGTCTTTTGCCTCGACGAGGTCGGAGTCAACCGCACCCGGATACATCATGTCCACTGGTGACAGGTAGGTGTCATCCATGTCGTAGGCATCATCCGCCAGCTCATAAGCAGCTGGCGCGGTGAATACCTGGCCTTCAGAAGCCGCTACAGCAGAAGTCTGCTTTTCATCTGCCTCTTCAGTTTTAGGCTTAGCTTCTTCGCGTGGCTCGTCTTCGAGCAAGATGTCATCATCTTCATCGAGCAGCTCAGCGTCGTCATCAATAAGCACTGCGGAAACTGGAACAGCATCTGCCTTTGGCTCATCAGCCTGAGTATTTTGCTTCTCAGCTTCAATGTCGGTGAGGTCAGCGTCAGTGAACTCGGCATCAACAACGTCTGCGGAATCTGTTCCCTCGGCACCATTGATGTCCTTGGTGTCGATGGTGTCGACCTCGTAGACGATTTCACCTTCGATGGTTTCGGCTTCTACTGAATTGTCTGCTGTGGTGTCGGCTGCTGTGGTGCCGGCTTCGGCGGTGGCAGCGGCTTCGGTGGCCTCAGCGGTCTCTGCGGATGCAGCGTTGTCGTATTCGGACTTGATGCGTGCAGCAGCGCCGGCAATGGTCTGCTTCTCAGCCTTGACATCGCCGAGTTGTGCGTATTCTTCGCTGGTGGTTGCTGAAGCGGCATCGTCGGCTGCGGAGGCATCGTCAGCCTGTGACTTCTTGGCGGCATCGGCTTCCTTGCGAGCCTTGATGCGCGCTGCCTTGGCAGAAAGCTTTGGACCGCGGTTGGACTCCAGCACACCAGAGTCACCCTCAAAGAGGACTCGGGTGTCATCAAATGCTTCGCCGGTGCGGCTCATTGGCTTTTGGCCACGCAACAAAACGGGAGCCAATACCAGTAGCCACACCACGATGATGAGAACAATCGCTAATCCTGGAGACACGAGCCTCAGCCACCTTTCAATCTTCCGGTTAAGGGATAGACAGTAAATCTCATCCCAGATTACGTCCCTCACCGAAGGCTTCTTCCCTGCCACGCCGCAGGCATGGGTCAATGCGGGCAATTGCCAGGAGATTCTAAGCGCGAACCTTGGCTATTTGTCGCTGGCGAGGCGACCAAGCACGCGGCCTGAGGAGCACAGGCGGTCAAGTGCTGTGGTGGAGTAGTCCTCGCGGGTAATCGCGACAAAATGATGGTCACGCCACGCACCATTGATGTGCAGGTTGCGGCGCAGATAGCCTTCCTCACGGAAGCCATTAGCGGCAAGAACTTTGCCCGATGCCGGGTTTTCCGGCATATACGTCGCGGTAATGCGGTGCAAGCCCACGCGGCGAAACGCGTGGTCAACACCTAAACCGCACGCGGCGGTCGCCACACCGGATCCGGTGAACTTGGAATAGACCCAATAGCCAATCCAGCAATCACTAATTCCACCATGCTGAATGTTGCCCAAAGTGAGCTGCCCCGCAAACTGGCCGTTGGCCTCAATGACCATGGGGACAATCTGCCCAGCGCGCGCACTGGTGCCCAAGTAGTGAAAGTGGCTGCGCCAGTTGGCGGCAGAATGCGCGTCTTTCCACGTGCCCATCGCGGTGGGTTCCACGGGACGCAGAAACTTTTCATCGCGGATGCGCTGCGTACGCCACGCGTCCTTATCGCCTGCAACAAGTGGGCGCAGACGTAAACGAATACCCTGCGGAAATTTCTTCGAATCTGGAAGTAGTACCAGAGGCGTAACTTCCGGCCACCCGGGATGGAACGGGTGGCGCTGGGAGGAAGGTTCGGGGCTCAGGCGCGGAAGGCGCCAGCCAATAGGATCAAACACTGAAGGTCTTATCCTGGCTAGCTGCGCTGCGATAAGAAGACAACGTCCACAACATCACCCGGGCGAATAGCCGTGACATCTTCAGGAACACGAACCATAGCGTTG
This region of Corynebacterium casei LMG S-19264 genomic DNA includes:
- a CDS encoding GNAT family N-acetyltransferase → MFDPIGWRLPRLSPEPSSQRHPFHPGWPEVTPLVLLPDSKKFPQGIRLRLRPLVAGDKDAWRTQRIRDEKFLRPVEPTAMGTWKDAHSAANWRSHFHYLGTSARAGQIVPMVIEANGQFAGQLTLGNIQHGGISDCWIGYWVYSKFTGSGVATAACGLGVDHAFRRVGLHRITATYMPENPASGKVLAANGFREEGYLRRNLHINGAWRDHHFVAITREDYSTTALDRLCSSGRVLGRLASDK
- the sepX gene encoding divisome protein SepX/GlpR produces the protein MSPGLAIVLIIVVWLLVLAPVLLRGQKPMSRTGEAFDDTRVLFEGDSGVLESNRGPKLSAKAARIKARKEADAAKKSQADDASAADDAASATTSEEYAQLGDVKAEKQTIAGAAARIKSEYDNAASAETAEATEAAATAEAGTTAADTTADNSVEAETIEGEIVYEVDTIDTKDINGAEGTDSADVVDAEFTDADLTDIEAEKQNTQADEPKADAVPVSAVLIDDDAELLDEDDDILLEDEPREEAKPKTEEADEKQTSAVAASEGQVFTAPAAYELADDAYDMDDTYLSPVDMMYPGAVDSDLVEAKDTTSSHQDSAADADNASSDADNIDNNDNVADADADIDAEESVQQPVEVAEYDDEFEDSYVAAGSDSELSEEELEFAQARVGRGGWDPEADAANKATRYQRRQRTLFGLALVVVLTVALGIVFGGWLWWTAAVAGGLTVAYLVALRTQVRQEQQLRARRIAQLRRARLGVRSAEDEELAIPRSLRRPGAVIVEIDDSSPDWDHLPEVYEEVEEAPQRPSQRRQRRDDLASRRVG